From a region of the Nomascus leucogenys isolate Asia unplaced genomic scaffold, Asia_NLE_v1 Super-Scaffold_285, whole genome shotgun sequence genome:
- the GHDC gene encoding GH3 domain-containing protein has protein sequence MLLWPLLLLLMLLLLLPTLALLRQQRSRDARPSWLYGLQHRVAWGALVWAATWQRRRLEQSTLHVHQSQQQALRWCLQGAQRPHCSLRRSTDISTFRNHLPLTKANQTQEEESGEQPLPPTSNQDLGEASLQATLLGLVALNKAYPEVLAQGGTARVTLTSPWPRPLPWPGNTLGQVGTPGTKDPRALLLDALRSPGLRALEAGTAVELLDVFLGLETDGEELAGAIAAGNPGAPLRERAAELREALEQGPRGLALRLWPKLQVVVTLDAGGQAEAVAALGALWCQGLAFFSPAYAASGGVLGLNLQPEQPHGLYLLPPGAPFIELLPVKEGAQEEAASTLLLAEAQQGKEYELVLTDHASLTRCRLGDVVQVVGAYNQCPVVRFICRLDQTLSVRGEDIGEDLFSEALSRAVGQWAGAKLLDHGCVESSILDSSAGSAPHYEVFVALKGLRNLSEENRDKLDHCLQEASPRYKSLRFWGSVGPARVHLVRQGAFRALRAALAACPSSPFPPAMPRVLRHRHLAQCLQEGVVS, from the exons ATGCTGCTGTGGCCactcctgctgctgctgatgctgctgctgctgctgccaacATTGGCCCTGCTCAGGCAGCAGCGGTCCCGGGATGCCAGGCCGTCCTGGCTTTATGGCCTCCAGCACCGAGTGGCATGGGGGGCCCTGGTCTGGGCAGCCACCTGGCAGCGGCGGAGGCTGGAGCAGAGCACGCTCCACGTGCACCAGAGCCAGCAGCAGGCCCTGAGGTGGTGTCTGCAGGGAGCCCAGCGCCCCCACTGTTCCCTCAGAAGGAGCACAG ACATAAGCACCTTCCGGAATCATCTCCCTCTGACCAAGGCCAACCAgacccaggaggaagagagtggagaGCAGCCACTGCCCCCGACCTCAAACCAGGACCTGGGGGAGGCCTCTCTGCAG gCCACCTTGCTGGGTCTGGTAGCCCTAAACAAGGCCTACCCAGAAGTGCTGGCTCAGGGAGGCACTGCCCGTGTGACCCTTACATCCCCTTGGCCCCGACCCCTGCCTTGGCCTGGGAATACCCTGGGCCAGGTGGGCACCCCTGGAACCAAGGACCCTAGGGCCCTGCTGCTGGATGCACTGAGGTCCCCAGGGCTGAGGGCCCTGGAGGCTGGGACGGCGGTCGAACTCCTGGATGTTTTCTTGGGCCTGGAGACTGATGGTGAAGAGCTAGCTGGGGCAATAGCTGCCGGGAACCCTGGAGCGCCTCTCCGTGAACGGGCAGCTGAGCTGCGGGAGGCCCTAGAGCAGGGGCCACGGGGACTGGCCCTTCGGCTCTGGCCAAAGCTGCAGGTGGTGGTGACTCTGGATGCAGGAGGCCAGGCCGAGGCTGTGGCTGCCCTCGGGGCCTTGTGGTGCCAAGGACTAGCCTTCTTCTCTCCTGCTTACGCTGCCTCGGGAG GGGTGCTGGGCCTAAACCTACAGCCAGAGCAGCCCCATGGGCTCTACCTTCTGCCCCCTGGGGCCCCCTTTATCGAGCTGCTCCCAGTCAAGGAAGGCGCCCAGGAGGAAGCTGCCTCCACCCTCCTTTTGGCCGAGGCCCAGCAGGGCAAGGAGTATGAGCTGGTGCTGACGGACCACGCCAGCCTCACCAG GTGCCGCCTGGGTGATGTGGTGCAAGTGGTTGGTGCCTACAATCAGTGTCCAGTCGTCAGGTTCATCTGCAG gCTGGACCAGACCCTGAGTGTGCGAGGGGAAGATATTGGCGAGGACCTGTTCTCTGAGGCCCTGAGCCGGGCAGTGGGGCAGTGGGCGGGGGCCAAGCTGCTGGACCACGGCTGTGTGGAGAGCAGCATTCTGG ATTCCTCTGCGGGCTCTGCTCCCCACTACGAGGTGTTTGTGGCGCTGAAGGGGCTGAGGAATCTGTCGGAGGAAAATCGAGACAAG CTGGACCACTGCCTTCAGGAAGCCTCTCCCCGCTACAAGTCCCTGCGGTTCTGGGGCAGCGTGGGCCCTGCCAGAGTCCACCTGGTGAGGCAGGGAGCCTTCCGAGCACTCCGGGCAGCCCTCGctgcctgcccctcctcccccttcccccctgCGATGCCCCGGGTCCTTCGGCACAGGCACCTGGCCCAGTGCCTGCAGGAGGGGGTGGTGTCCTGA
- the HCRT gene encoding orexin has product MNLPSTKVSWAAVTLLLLLLLLPPALLSPGAAAQPLPDCCRQKTCSCRLYELLHGAGNHAAGILTLGKRRSGPPGLQGRLQRLLQASGNHAAGILTMGRRAGAEPAPRPCLGRRCPAPAAASVAPGGRSGI; this is encoded by the exons ATGAACCTTCCTTCCACAAAG GTCTCCTGGGCCGCCGTGacgctactgctgctgctgctgctgctgccgcccgCGCTGTTGTCGCCCGGGGCGGCTGCACAGCCCCTGCCCGACTGCTGTCGTCAAAAGACTTGCTCTTGCCGCCTCTACGAGCTGCTGCACGGCGCGGGCAATCACGCGGCCGGCATCCTCACGCTGGGCAAGCGGCGGTCCGGGCCCCCGGGCCTCCAGGGTCGGCTGCAGCGCCTCCTGCAGGCCAGCGGCAACCACGCCGCGGGCATCCTGACCATGGGCCGCCGCGCAGGCGCAGAGCCAGCGCCGCGCCCCTGCCTCGGACGCCGCTGTCCCGCCCCGGCCGCCGCCTCCGTCGCGCCTGGGGGACGGTCCGGGATTTGA